In Zymoseptoria tritici IPO323 chromosome 7, whole genome shotgun sequence, a single genomic region encodes these proteins:
- the MgXYN1 gene encoding putative endo-beta-1,4-xylanase (Endo-Beta-1,4-Xylanase (Precursor Possibly) (Glycosyl Hydrolase Family 10) (Signal P secreted)) — translation MLLTNTTAQHIDFIMLLTNSVLAALAMAGNAVATPHAPKPKGLWEAMQSRGRDWIGTAVTFRNDTVEASIYGNKADFNSITPENDMKWGLTEPQQNNFTLAGADKYADYARKHGVQIHCHNLVWHSQLPDWVANGNFTKAELTAVMKNHIDTLAGRYKDVCTRWDVVNEALEENGTYRNSVFYRVLGEDFLPIAFKLAHAASPKSKLFYNDYSLEGSDVKAAGAQRIVKYIQSKGGPIHGVGFQAHLTSEPTTSSGGGVAPGRVELTNRLQSFTALGVDVAYTELDVRMNTPATPAKTAVQAEVYYNVSSSCLATKRCVGMTLWGVSDKYSWIPGTFPGEGSADVWDENLQKKKTVYQRFLDGILCGGKK, via the exons ATGCTGTTGACCAACACGACCGCACAGCATATCGACTTCATCATGCTTCTCACAAACagcgtcctcgccgccttggCGATGGCTGGCAATGCCGTCGCAACGCCACATGC ACCGAAACCCAAAGGTCTCTGGGAAGCCATGCAATCCCGCGGCCGCGACTGGATCGGAACCGCCGTCACATTCCGCAACGACACAGTGGAAGCATCGATCTACGGCAACAAAGCTGACTTCAACTC CATCACTCCGGAGAACGACATGAAGTGGGGTCTCACCGAGCCTCAGCAAAACAACTTCACCCTCGCTGGCGCGGACAAGTATGCCGACTACGCTAGGAAGCACGGCGTGCAGATCCATTGCCATAATTTGGTGTGGCATAGTCAGCTGCCTGATTGGGTTGCCAATGGAAACTTCACCAAGGCTGAGCTCACTGCTGTTATGAAGAATCATATTGATACGCTTGCGGGGCGGTATAAGGACGTTTGCACGAG ATGGGACGTCGTAAACGAAGCCCTGGAAGAAAATGGAACCTACCGCAACAGCGTCTTCTACCGCGTCCTCGGCGAAGATTTCCTCCCCATCGCCTTCAAGCTCGCCCACGCCGCCTCACCAAAATCCAAACTCTTCTACAACGACTACAGCCTCGAAGGTTCCGACGTCAAAGCCGCCGGAGCCCAACGCATCGTCAAATACATCCAGTCGAAGGGTGGACCAATTCATGGCGTCGGATTTCAAGCACATCTCACCTCTGAGCCGACCACGTCTAGCGGAGGCGGTGTTGCACCAGGACGAGTCGAACTCACGAACAGACTGCAGAGCTTTACTGCTCTGGGTGTGGATGTTGCTTATACTGAGTTGGATGTGAGGATGAATACTCCCGCGACTCCGGCGAAGACGGCGGTTCAGGCTGAGGTGTACTATAATGTTTCGTCCAGTTGTCTTGCGACGAAGAGATGTGTTGGTATGACCCTTTGG GGCGTCTCCGACAAATACTCTTGGATTCCTGGTACCTTTCCCGGAGAAGGTTCCGCGGATGTCTGGGACGAGAATctgcagaagaagaagacagtCTACCAGAGATTCCTGGATGGAATTCTGTGCGGAGGCAAGAAGTGA
- the MgXYN2 gene encoding putative endo-beta-1,4-xylanase (Endo-Beta-1,4-Xylanase (Glycosyl Hydrolase Family 10) (Signal P secreted) (Has precursor possibly)), with protein MHFSNALLAVAALAGLTTASPIDSLDKRQSGGLAQAFLAKGRKFLGTAVTFRNDAAERAIWTNKNDFNSITPENAMKWAEIQPNQGQFNWAGADEYANYARQNGIQLHCHTLAWHSQLPGWVSGRSWTRAELTAVMKTHIDAVAGRYKDVCTRWDVVNEALNEDGTTRDSVFRRTFGDDFIPLAFQLAKAASPNSQLFYNDYNLETSPSKAAGARRIVNLIKAAGQTIHGVGLQCHLSITYKPTLASMISTLQGFTNLGVDVAYTEIDVKMTMPSDSGKLETQRQVYKDIAASCVAVPRCVGMSIWGVSDKYSWIPGQNSAEGGACPWNNNMQPKPARAGFLSGITG; from the exons ATGCATTTCTCCAACGCCCTTCTCGCCGTTGCGGCGCTGGCCGGTCTGACCACCGCCTCGCCAATTGA CTCTCTCGACAAGCGTCAGAGCGGAGGTCTGGCGCAAGCCTTCCTGGCCAAGGGTCGCAAATTCCTTGGAACTGCCGTGACCTTCAGAAATGATGCCGCAGAGCGTGCCATCTGGACAAACAAGAACGATTTCAACTC TATCACGCCCGAGAATGCCATGAAG TGGGCCGAAATCCAGCCAAACCAAGGCCAATTCAACTGGGCTGGCGCCGATGAATACGCCAACTATGCAAGGCAGAATGGGATTCAGCTTCATTGCCACACTCTCGCTTGGCACAGCCAGCTGCCGGGATGGGTCAG TGGACGCTCCTGGACCCGAGCTGAATTGACTGCTGTCATGAAGACTCACATTGACGCCGTTGCTGGACGCTACAAAG ATGTCTGCACACGCTGGGACGTCGTGAATGAAG CTTTGAACGAGGACGGCACCACTCGTGACAGCGTCTTCAGGAGGACTTTCGGAGATGACTTCATCCCACTTGCTTTCCAGCTTGCCAAGGCTGCGTCGCCAAACTCCCAGCTTTTTTACAATGATTACAATCTTGAGACCTCTC CATCCAAAGCCGCCGGCGCCCGCCGCATCGTCAATCTCATCAAAGCCGCCGGCCAAACCATCCACGGCGTCGGTCTCCAATGCCATCTCAGCATCACCTACAAACCCACCCTCGCCTCCATGATTTCCACCCTCCAAGGCTTCACTAACCTCGGCGTCGATGTCGCATACACCGAAATCGACGTCAAGATGACTATGCCCTCCGACTCCGGCAAGCTCGAGACGCAGAGGCAGGTGTACAAGGACATTGCTGCCAGCTGTGTTGCTGTGCCGAGATGTGTTGGGATGAGTATTTGG GGTGTGTCTGACAAGTACTCGTGGATTCCGGGTCAAAACTCTGCCGAGGGTGGCGCGTGCCCGTGGAACAATAATATGCAGCCGAAGCCGGCGAGGGCTGGATTCTTGTCGGGCATTACTGGCTAA